A region of the Oncorhynchus nerka isolate Pitt River linkage group LG26, Oner_Uvic_2.0, whole genome shotgun sequence genome:
aggccattatatatggatttcacatgactaggaatacagatatgcatctgttggtcacagataccttaacaaaagggtaggggcgtggatcagaaaaccagtcagtatctggtgtgaccaccatttgcctcatgcagcacaacacatctctttcgcatagagttgatcaggctgttgattgtggcctgtggaatgttgctggatattgacgggaactggaacacactgttgtacatgttgatccagagcattccCAACATGCtcaacatgtctggtgagtatgcaggccatgaaagaactgggacattttcagcttcaagtaattgtgtacagatccttacgacattggtctgtgcattatcatgctgaaacatgaggtgatggcggctgaTGAAGGGCACGTCAATGGGTCTctggatctcgtcacagtatcgctgtgcattcaaattgtcatagatgaaatgcaattgtgttcgttgtccgtagcttatgcctccCCATACAATAACTCCACCGCcacctctgttcacaatgtttacatcagcaaaccactcgcccacacaacgccacacATGTGGTCTGCGATCACGAGGCCAGTTtgaagtactgccaaattctctagaacaacattggaggtggcttttggtagagaaaaaaacaaattctctggcaacagctctggtggacattcctgaagtcaattgcacgctcccccaaaacttgagaaatctgtagcattgtgttgtgtgacaaaactgcacatttaggagtggccttttattgtccgcagtacaaggtgcacctgtgtaatgatcatgctgtataatcggcttcttgatatgccagatTATctaggcaaaggagaaatgctcactaacaaggatgtaaacaaatgtgtacacaacatttcagctcatgaaacacgggatcaacactttacatgttgcgtttatatttttgttcagtgtatattctaCGTTTGCATTTGAGGTGTGACTGACTATTCCTTTCTCTGTGCCTCAAGACATCAACGAGTGTTTGCAGAATAAGGACACCTGTGGTCCCAATGCCAAGTGTAACAATACATTAGGGTCCTACTTCTGCATCTGCAATGAGGGCTTTGTCACCAGTACTGGAGTGGAAAAATTTATATTTGGCCAAGGAGTCACGTGTGAAGGTAAGATGCCAAAGAAAACTAGGGATTAACACTAAATATCAAAAGATGTGTACAGTACATCCAGAGAGCATATCAGGCATATACAGGATGTCATCCTGTATGAAATGGTGAGAGTTTCCTTTTCCTAATGGTCGTTTTTACCCACATGTAGATAGAAACGAGTGTGTGGACAACATCACAATTTGCGGGAAGCATACACAGTGCGTCAACACACTAGGCAACTACTCCTGTGTCTGCAATCCAGAGTTTGGCCTGAAGTCTGGCAAAGCTCAATTCACAGGGAATAAAGAATCATGTGAGGAAATAACAGATCAGAAAGCCACCACAGACCAGACAGCAACCACAGACAGTGAGGATGCTCAAGGTGCTAAAGGTATGGGAGGAATTGTATTATCACCCTGGATGGGTTttctagaaatcctggttggaggccTCCAGATTTCCTGCTAATTCCAGGAATATTTCAACTGGGATTTGTGGAAAAGCTGGGAATTTtaagaaaattaaatattttttatctATACCCCTTGATGTATTTTGCTCAATTGCTCCTCTTCCTCATGAAGTACCAGATACTATTTTCTTTATGACCAGAATGTGTAATTGATATTATGTGAATTGATCGGTTTTAGGTAGATGTGAACATCTTATGAAAATGTCACCTGTGCTTTCTGTCATTCCTTTGTAGACTTGTGTAAAAGAAATAAGTTTATCTGTGGAGGGAATGGAACGTGCCATAATGCCACCAACAGTGGACATCGGTGTGCGTGCCATGCAGGATTCACCAACTACGGAGACCCGCAGGGGAGATGTACTGGTGAGAATCACATTTATAGATCATCATTCTCATTGAGATGGAGCTGTTTCAGCATTCGAATTGCAATACTTCCACTGCATGATCAAGTTCTCATCACTTAATTTCATTGTCATCAATAGTTTCATCAATAGTTTCATTTAAGATGCCTTTttcactcatctcttctctttcCACAGAGTTGAACTGTGACACGTTTGCGAGCGAGAAGCATCTTAAGATGGTAAGCCACATGAGTATACAGTGTAATGATTCACACCTGCAGGTATCTGCAGAACAATATACAGActaacttcctcctctctctactcatcCCTCGTTCTCAGGTCATCCCAGGTCTGCAGGATGCTGTGGCCCTGATGAGGACCAGTTGTCTGAAGTTGAGTGAGAGTAATACAGCAGAACAAGTCGATGGAGAGGCCCTGCTAGAGGTACTACtgcttatttatatatttatatttgaggcCCTTATTTATATTTGAGGCCCTTATTTATATTTGAGGCCCTTACTTATATTTTAGGCCCTTacttatatttatattataaccCAGGCATCCATCATAGAGGTTGACATATGCAGGTTCAGACACATTAAGGAAAGGATACATGCAGGGAAACAACGACTGATGGTACTTCTAGCTTATAATGGAAACTAGCCTCCTTTCGCTGTATGACTTCTAAACATAGCATTGTGGTTAGTGTATGCCAAATATATAGTCATGTacccggcacaaccagaagaggactggtcatagcctggttcctctctaggattattcctaggttttggcctttatagggagtttttcctagccaccgtgcttctacacctgcattgcttgctgtttggggttttaggctgggtttctgtacagcactttgagatatcagctgatgggccatataaatacatttgatttgatgtacatTTCGGAATTGGCCCTGACCCTGCTGTATAttacattcttcttcttcttctcttatTTCTTGTTTTATTTCATTGATTTATTTGATCAGTTCTACTATTTTGATATTGAATACTGCAATGTTGCGTAGGGCTTGCAAGTTAAGAatgtcactgtacttgtgcatgtgacaaataaaagttTCAGCCTCTCAGACTGTGTCTATgtacccctcctcccccacctctctctgtctctgtagacTCTGTTGTCTGCTATAGACAGGCTCCTGTCTGGCGGGCCTCTGAAAAATAACAAGGAAGTGAGTGTCTTGCTGGACCTGGTAGAGACTGCTCTGAGAATTATAGGACCTCTGCTGAAACACCCCGAGACCAGGAGGTTCAAAATTCATACCGGTAGGAGAACATCCTGAACTCAGCCATGAGTCCAGACAACATAAACTCAGCCATGATTGTTTGGCTTTTGAAGCCACCTAACGGAAGACAAGTTGTTATAACTTCCTTCGTATAATATGTTCATTTGTCACATTTCATTGCATAATTTCCTGCACACAAGTCTGCCTTTCTAACAGATAACCATTCTGAGAGTTGTAACATCTCACCTACTGTAGGCCTGTTTGTGAAGATGTGAATGTATTTGCTTCCAGAGGTGGAGCTGTTGGTGCAGAGAAATGCCTCCTCACCCCAGGGGCCCCTCACCTTGTCCTCTACACACGCTCAGCTAGACAGCCACTGGGAGACTGCTGCTGGAGACACCTCCTACCCAGGTTACCATCTTCATCATCCTCATCTTCATGATTAGCTTCAACACTGCCATCATAATCCCACCACAACCATCAGAACCAATCTTTATAATGTAATGAtataatgtgaaatgaatgtacaCAGTGTACAAACTCCTAGACTTCAACATTTGCTTTCTCAGGATTTGCAACAGTGTCCCTGCTCAGCTATAAGGGTCtggagacatccaccaaccattcaTTCTCAGGGCTGAAGGCACAGGAGGGCCACAGCTTTCAGATCAACTCCAAAGTGGTGACGGCCACCATGAGTAACAAGGACACATCCTTTCTCAAGGAGCCAGTCACATTCACCTTCTCCCATTTGAAGGAGGTGAGGAGCAAAAGCATTACCACTCTATCCCATTATTATGGTCTATGTGAATGTGGCAGTATCAAATCGTCTTCATATGCTGCAATATATTTCAAGATCTATGCAGACATCTGAGTGAACCTGCTTTGCTTTTTCTGGGATGGTCACTATGTGAAGTGTCCTGGAGTAACATAGTTTTTCTACTTCTCTTCTATGGTAATTATGAATGTTGTTTCCCAGTCAGATGAAGGGAACTACACCTGTGTGTACTGGGATGAGTTGGGAGAAGGGACCTGGTCTGATCGAGGCTGTTTCCTGGTGCAGTCCAATGCCACCCACACTGTGTGCTCCTGCTACCATCTCAGCAGTTTTGCTGTTCTTATGGCTCTCTATGAGTTCAAGGTGAGAGGGATTTCTCTCTTAGTCTAGCTGTGCTTCTGTTGTAAGATAGAGCAGGAACAATGCCTTTTCTAATAGTTTCATTTCACTTTCTATGTAATTGTGCAATAGGAGATCGTTTGGCTTTTAAAAAGCTTGCATTCATTTGAGAACAGTGaagattttttttgttttaaattAGTTCTGTGTCTTGCCTGGCTAGATAGGGCTCCATTATTATTTCTCCAGGGGTATGTTGTCTATATTATTAAGACACATGCATGAAAGTTGTGTCAGTCACTGTgactcacaggaggttggtgacacaTTAACTGGGGCTTGTGGTAATGGAgtggaataagtggaatggtatcaaatacatcaaacatatggtttccatttactccattccagccattatcatgagccatcctcccctcagcagcctccactgctgtgaCTATATGGTGACGTGTCTTcgcctccattcctcctccaggACACATTCCAGCTGCAGCTGATCACCTGGGTgggcctgtccctgtccctgctgtgtctcttCATCTGCATCCTCAGCTTCTCCCTGATCCGCTCCATCCGGAGCACCCGCAATaccatccacctccacctctgcCTCAGCCTCTTCATCGCCAACCTGATCTTCCTCGTCGGCATCTCACGCACTGAGAGCCAGGTAAGCTTGCATCCAACCAATCACATACGCTCTGCCCTCGAGGCAGAATTGCCCTCGGGAACAAGATTGAATAAGGAAAACTCCACTGAGCTTTTCTGGCCGTGGGAGGTCAGAGGATGTGACAATATGTGTTACATTTACATGTGGCGTACGTACTCTGTCCATGTGGGTGGTGAGAACAATGTTTTAGTAGGAAGAAATGTTCATGTATGCAACGATTGTGTTGTGGGTAACTTATTGTATTGTGAACCTtatcactatctacagtatatgtcATTTCGTTTTCTCGATCACTCTCACCCCTTTATTTcctttctcttcatccctctcttcctcaggctGGTTGTGCGGTGGTGGCTGGGCTGCTTCACTTCTTCTTCCTGTCAGCGTTCTGCTGGATGTGTCTGGAGGGAGTGCAGCTCTTCAGGATGGTGGTCCTGGTCTTCAACACCACCTTCAGGCCCCTCTACATGATGGCGGGGGGCTACGGCGTTCCTGCTGTCATCGTCGCCATCTCTGCCCTCGCCAACGCCAAAGGATACGGAACCGAGCGCCAGTGAGTGACCACTACATTGATCCCTGACAGTGTCATCTCCTGACTggattccctatatatatatatatatttgtctgactctctgtccttctctgttGTGTACTATAGAGATCAGGTATTCATGTGTGCATTGTGTGTTTTAGCTGCTGGCTcaaccttgaggatggattcatCTGGAGCTTCTTTGGCCCTGTCTGTATCATCATCATGGTGCGTATCACAGATGAAAGGTGGAATAGTTTCATCACTCCTACTTACAATGTTTTGTGTCATGTTAGAGTTCTActtatctccctctcccctcctaggtGAATGTGTTTTTCTTCCTCATCACAGTGTGGAAGTTGGCCCAGAAGTTCTCCAGCCTGAACCCTGACCTTGACAAACTCCGCAAAATCAAGTGAGCTGGCAAAGAAATGGACGATCTCACACAGGCTGCGTTATAGCCCATAACAAAGGACCACTGTTTTTCCTGGCCAGAACATGTGGGAAAAAACAGGCCTTACTATAAAATGACATGTTGTGACCCAGGCTCTCGATCTAACTTTATGTGTGTTTGTCGCCTCCTGCAGGGCATTCACCATAACTGCAGTGGCTCAGCTGTGTGTGCTGGGCACCATGTGGATCTTTGGCTGTTTCCAGTTTGAGGAAAGCACGCTGGCCATGTCGTACCTGTTCACCATCCTCAACAGTCTGCAGGGGGTCCTAGTGTTCCTCATGCACTGCCTGCTCTCTAAACAGGTACGTCACGACTCAAGACTCGGTCAATCAGCGTCCTTGAAGCAGTTCTAATATGGACATCGTACAGATGAGTCCAAACTGTTGGGCTTGGTGGGATGAAATGTAATCTCAGTAGTGGGCCGCGAACCAAAAAACCTGAAATAACATTGATCATCAATACATAAGATCATTCTGGAAGCTTCTGGCAGTCCAAACCAAATGTCAAGGACCAAGTCAAAGACCCTCCCCCTAACAAAAGCCTAGGGGGAGTGATTCAGCATTGTATAAATAGTCCCCATGTAGGGCCTACAGTTAAGGGTAGGCGAATATGTGCTTGTTGGACTCATAACAACTATGGTGGATAATTAAGATGATGCATAAAAGCTGTTTACCATTGAAATAAATGGTCAAGGTTCTGTCTATGTAAATGACCCTCTCTCTCATGAGCATGCTTTACCGCATGCTCAAACATGGTCACACTAGAGAAGGAACGCCTActtacagagacaggaacaatggAGGAATGAACAGCTGGTTCTGGTCTACTTATTCCCTTCCTCCCACCCCTGCTCAACCAGCTTTCTCTACCGTCTTTGCTCATAGTGCTCTCTTTTGCACCTTGTAGGTGAGAGAGGAGTATGGCAAGATCCTGGACAGCATCTGTGCACTGCAGAAGACAAAGTACTCAGAGTTTTCCTCCAACCAGTCAAGCAACAGCAAATCACAGGTATTATCTCTTACTAATTGAGTAGCCAATATCTAAAAGAGCAGAAAGTCCTTTAATGTGATGTaagtacatgtcctccaacacgGTTGAATTTGAGTGACAGCGAACACGAGGAAAAGTTCTGCATAAAAGTTCTGCGAGTAAAAGTTCTACCATatttattgtttacaggaaaGTCATTAAGTATATTCTGACGAACTGCCCATGGAAAAAGAATGGGATGGTCAAATCTATTTCTATCATGTACTAAGAAATTCCATATCTTGAGGTGTAATACGTTTTAATAGATCCTCAAGGAAGATGGATTGCTTTGATTATACTACTTGATGATAAACAGATAGCTCATACATTTATATGGACCGAATAATGACCATCCAAACTTCTTTGAAAATATTTATATTAATCTAAATAGATACTTAAAACTGTAAGTGTTATTTGTAAGTCAGTAGACTGTAAAGGAAATCATACTACCAACTATCACCCTCTGGTGCTCATAGAGATTATGAATATTATGGGCACGTTGGAATTGACTGACATTGGCTCAGAAACCCGGATCTCGTAAAATAGACTTGgaggaggcttaatcaagctagtacTGCAGAAGCACTGAATAATCTATACACAACGTAAAAGGAGTTTGAGGAACTTATTCATGAGAAAATCGTGTTTAACTTATCTAAAAAACCGAGCAAATTGGATGGAGAATGGCAAAAAATGCACACAATTTTTCCTAAACCTTCAATATAGAAACACAACCAAAAATAACCTAAGGAAAAAGTTACAAAGATGGATAAATTCTTATCTCACCAAAAGGATAAACATATTTTAAACAAGCTCTTGTCAAGTTCCTCAAACCTCATTTGACAATGAGTTTTGTTATATCTTTCTCCcccaaaaatcatgttaaactatTTCAGAactaaaaaatattaaaaatattaaaaatattGCGAAGGCCTTAATTACACAAGACAATCTATGGTTGGCACTTTACTCTTTCAGACGGGAAAAACCTCTGACCTTGATGGCATTCCAATAGACATATATTCAACTTTTTATGAACTACTGAAAGATCCACTACTATTATGTTTTAATTAATCATATATTAATTGCCACCTGTCGGACACAGAAAGAGTGAATGATCACTCTCTTACTGAAGCAGGAGCCAGGAAGGCAGTACAAAGCAGTATCTTTTTAAAAAATGCAAAAAAAGATATTGA
Encoded here:
- the LOC115110832 gene encoding adhesion G protein-coupled receptor E5-like, coding for MTGRLHLLILALHLALLMEHASGCPKGFYTNGKHCIDENECNPPSDDYNNDTETPHICGENAACINTNGSFYCQCAPGFRSSSQRMNFTALSPEKCQDINECLQNKDTCGPNAKCNNTLGSYFCICNEGFVTSTGVEKFIFGQGVTCEDRNECVDNITICGKHTQCVNTLGNYSCVCNPEFGLKSGKAQFTGNKESCEEITDQKATTDQTATTDSEDAQGAKDLCKRNKFICGGNGTCHNATNSGHRCACHAGFTNYGDPQGRCTELNCDTFASEKHLKMVIPGLQDAVALMRTSCLKLSESNTAEQVDGEALLETLLSAIDRLLSGGPLKNNKEVSVLLDLVETALRIIGPLLKHPETRRFKIHTEVELLVQRNASSPQGPLTLSSTHAQLDSHWETAAGDTSYPGFATVSLLSYKGLETSTNHSFSGLKAQEGHSFQINSKVVTATMSNKDTSFLKEPVTFTFSHLKESDEGNYTCVYWDELGEGTWSDRGCFLVQSNATHTVCSCYHLSSFAVLMALYEFKDTFQLQLITWVGLSLSLLCLFICILSFSLIRSIRSTRNTIHLHLCLSLFIANLIFLVGISRTESQAGCAVVAGLLHFFFLSAFCWMCLEGVQLFRMVVLVFNTTFRPLYMMAGGYGVPAVIVAISALANAKGYGTERHCWLNLEDGFIWSFFGPVCIIIMVNVFFFLITVWKLAQKFSSLNPDLDKLRKIKAFTITAVAQLCVLGTMWIFGCFQFEESTLAMSYLFTILNSLQGVLVFLMHCLLSKQVREEYGKILDSICALQKTKYSEFSSNQSSNSKSQTSKSAQNTGESQI